From the genome of Methanofollis sp., one region includes:
- the flaJ gene encoding archaellar assembly protein FlaJ: protein MFESLKDRIQEVNGGEIPFSESVDSIKKKISEVSENKMMEGDLVFMTTYMASAMTANVSRPELFEYTAKRHEYISTKYIERVVFFVNSWHYSYSEGLRIIAERVNNTMLRSMFNRYANAIESGVPDSEFLDVELNTARSVYRNTFEQGFEMLKKWGDAYIALLFSSMLVAIIIMISVAIYAPSGIDSALNTSYALVLLTSGFGVALMYKAVPVDEKTLDRSMNHWCSKEQAMIDTLQKPLLIIMAVSVLVLVLAGVQAGLIFLLVGVILAPLGIIGYIDNHNVILRDEDFPAFIRGIGSIMEGKGTTVVEAIREIDRKSLVNLEPLINSVYTKLNLGLDEAVTWEKFIGECGTNLIAKYMNIYRDSVAMGGAPGVVGKIVGSSMLSQVLLRRKRDMVATGFIVLLVPMHMAMVSIFLALYQILETMSEAIASVMESLGDNGAALNSPDSVAGSMMGSMNLFINFPADKMVPYVTTILLLITLSNILAGKIVVGGDRYMCYFLSALLFTLTGILFLVVPPMIRLFFQIPTFGTV, encoded by the coding sequence ATGTTCGAGTCACTCAAGGACAGGATTCAGGAAGTAAACGGGGGCGAGATCCCTTTTTCCGAGTCTGTCGATTCGATAAAAAAGAAGATCTCCGAGGTCTCCGAGAACAAGATGATGGAAGGGGACCTCGTCTTCATGACCACCTATATGGCCTCTGCCATGACGGCCAATGTCTCCCGCCCCGAACTCTTCGAGTACACGGCGAAGAGGCACGAGTACATCTCGACGAAATATATCGAGCGTGTGGTCTTTTTCGTAAACAGCTGGCATTACAGTTACTCGGAAGGCCTGAGAATAATCGCCGAACGGGTCAACAACACCATGCTCAGGAGCATGTTCAACAGGTACGCCAACGCCATCGAGTCCGGCGTCCCTGACTCCGAATTCCTGGATGTGGAACTGAACACGGCCAGGAGCGTCTATCGGAACACCTTCGAGCAGGGTTTTGAGATGCTGAAGAAGTGGGGTGACGCGTATATCGCCCTCCTCTTCTCCTCGATGCTTGTTGCGATCATCATCATGATCTCGGTGGCGATCTACGCGCCAAGCGGCATCGACTCGGCCCTCAACACGTCCTATGCCCTGGTGCTCCTCACCTCCGGGTTCGGCGTCGCCCTGATGTACAAGGCCGTGCCTGTAGACGAGAAGACGCTCGACCGGTCGATGAACCACTGGTGTTCGAAGGAGCAGGCGATGATCGACACGCTGCAAAAGCCTCTCCTTATCATTATGGCAGTAAGCGTGCTCGTCCTCGTCCTTGCCGGTGTGCAGGCAGGGCTGATCTTCCTCCTTGTCGGTGTCATCCTCGCACCCCTCGGAATCATCGGCTACATCGACAACCACAATGTCATCCTGCGGGACGAGGACTTTCCTGCCTTTATCAGGGGCATCGGGTCGATCATGGAGGGCAAGGGGACGACGGTCGTTGAGGCGATCCGCGAGATCGACAGGAAGTCCCTGGTCAACCTGGAACCTCTCATCAATTCGGTCTACACGAAGTTGAACCTCGGCCTTGACGAGGCGGTCACCTGGGAGAAGTTTATCGGCGAGTGCGGCACAAACCTCATAGCGAAATACATGAACATCTACCGGGACTCGGTGGCCATGGGCGGCGCACCCGGTGTCGTCGGCAAGATCGTCGGGTCCTCGATGCTCTCCCAGGTGCTGCTGCGCAGGAAGCGCGACATGGTGGCGACCGGTTTTATCGTCCTCCTGGTGCCGATGCATATGGCAATGGTCTCGATCTTTCTCGCCCTCTATCAGATCCTGGAGACGATGTCAGAGGCGATCGCCAGTGTCATGGAGAGTCTCGGGGACAATGGCGCTGCATTAAATTCTCCTGACTCGGTTGCAGGGTCGATGATGGGGTCCATGAATCTCTTCATCAACTTCCCTGCCGACAAGATGGTGCCCTATGTGACGACCATCCTCCTATTGATCACTCTCTCAAATATCCTGGCCGGCAAGATCGTGGTGGGTGGCGACCGGTATATGTGCTACTTCCTATCTGCCCTTCTCTTCACCCTGACAGGAATTCTGTTCCTTGTGGTGCCGCCGATGATCAGATTGTTCTTCCAGATCCCTACCTTCGGAACGGTGTGA